The following coding sequences are from one Diachasmimorpha longicaudata isolate KC_UGA_2023 chromosome 6, iyDiaLong2, whole genome shotgun sequence window:
- the LOC135163593 gene encoding caveolin-3-like isoform X3 — protein MMEKASSSINSIVDLEDRDPNGLNEHLQVVMWEDVIGEPDGIRSPECAWRLSGHCFRLSRGCCYIFLSILIAPIVALLLGFTFACLSFQHIWCIAPCLRVWKISCAATRTFFTGFTHALIRPCTESIGYLFHNVRIHNQKLPDGPQLKDDALIV, from the exons ATGATGGAGAAAGCGTCTTCTTCAATCAACAGCATCGTCGATCTGGAGGACAGGGATCCCAATGGCCTGAATGAGCATCTCCAGGTT GTCATGTGGGAGGACGTCATCGGGGAGCCCGACGGTATCAGGAGTCCAGAATGTGCATGGAGACTCAGTGGCCACTGCTTTCGGTTGTCCAGAGGCTGTTGCTACATCTTCTTGTCGATTCTGATAGCTCCTATTGTCGCCCTTCTTTTGGGTTTCACATTTGCGTGTCTTTCGTTTCAA cACATTTGGTGTATAGCTCCATGCCTCCGGGTGTGGAAAATATCGTGTGCAGCAACGAGGACATTCTTCACCGGTTTCACTCACGCTCTTATCCGACCATGCACAGAATCCATTGGCTACCTTTTTCATAACGTTCGGATCCACAATCAAAAGCTGCCCGATGGCCCGCAGCTCAAAGATGATGCCCTTATCGTATAA
- the LOC135163593 gene encoding caveolin-3-like isoform X1, whose translation MCYRIRDWWYDIECPMMEKASSSINSIVDLEDRDPNGLNEHLQVVMWEDVIGEPDGIRSPECAWRLSGHCFRLSRGCCYIFLSILIAPIVALLLGFTFACLSFQHIWCIAPCLRVWKISCAATRTFFTGFTHALIRPCTESIGYLFHNVRIHNQKLPDGPQLKDDALIV comes from the exons atgtgCTATCGAATCAGAGACTGGTGGTACGACATCGAGTGCCCGATGATGGAGAAAGCGTCTTCTTCAATCAACAGCATCGTCGATCTGGAGGACAGGGATCCCAATGGCCTGAATGAGCATCTCCAGGTT GTCATGTGGGAGGACGTCATCGGGGAGCCCGACGGTATCAGGAGTCCAGAATGTGCATGGAGACTCAGTGGCCACTGCTTTCGGTTGTCCAGAGGCTGTTGCTACATCTTCTTGTCGATTCTGATAGCTCCTATTGTCGCCCTTCTTTTGGGTTTCACATTTGCGTGTCTTTCGTTTCAA cACATTTGGTGTATAGCTCCATGCCTCCGGGTGTGGAAAATATCGTGTGCAGCAACGAGGACATTCTTCACCGGTTTCACTCACGCTCTTATCCGACCATGCACAGAATCCATTGGCTACCTTTTTCATAACGTTCGGATCCACAATCAAAAGCTGCCCGATGGCCCGCAGCTCAAAGATGATGCCCTTATCGTATAA
- the LOC135163593 gene encoding caveolin-3-like isoform X2, translated as MCYRIRDWWYDIECPMMEKASSSINSIVDLEDRDPNGLNEHLQVMWEDVIGEPDGIRSPECAWRLSGHCFRLSRGCCYIFLSILIAPIVALLLGFTFACLSFQHIWCIAPCLRVWKISCAATRTFFTGFTHALIRPCTESIGYLFHNVRIHNQKLPDGPQLKDDALIV; from the exons atgtgCTATCGAATCAGAGACTGGTGGTACGACATCGAGTGCCCGATGATGGAGAAAGCGTCTTCTTCAATCAACAGCATCGTCGATCTGGAGGACAGGGATCCCAATGGCCTGAATGAGCATCTCCAG GTCATGTGGGAGGACGTCATCGGGGAGCCCGACGGTATCAGGAGTCCAGAATGTGCATGGAGACTCAGTGGCCACTGCTTTCGGTTGTCCAGAGGCTGTTGCTACATCTTCTTGTCGATTCTGATAGCTCCTATTGTCGCCCTTCTTTTGGGTTTCACATTTGCGTGTCTTTCGTTTCAA cACATTTGGTGTATAGCTCCATGCCTCCGGGTGTGGAAAATATCGTGTGCAGCAACGAGGACATTCTTCACCGGTTTCACTCACGCTCTTATCCGACCATGCACAGAATCCATTGGCTACCTTTTTCATAACGTTCGGATCCACAATCAAAAGCTGCCCGATGGCCCGCAGCTCAAAGATGATGCCCTTATCGTATAA
- the LOC135163593 gene encoding caveolin-3-like isoform X4, translating to MMEKASSSINSIVDLEDRDPNGLNEHLQVMWEDVIGEPDGIRSPECAWRLSGHCFRLSRGCCYIFLSILIAPIVALLLGFTFACLSFQHIWCIAPCLRVWKISCAATRTFFTGFTHALIRPCTESIGYLFHNVRIHNQKLPDGPQLKDDALIV from the exons ATGATGGAGAAAGCGTCTTCTTCAATCAACAGCATCGTCGATCTGGAGGACAGGGATCCCAATGGCCTGAATGAGCATCTCCAG GTCATGTGGGAGGACGTCATCGGGGAGCCCGACGGTATCAGGAGTCCAGAATGTGCATGGAGACTCAGTGGCCACTGCTTTCGGTTGTCCAGAGGCTGTTGCTACATCTTCTTGTCGATTCTGATAGCTCCTATTGTCGCCCTTCTTTTGGGTTTCACATTTGCGTGTCTTTCGTTTCAA cACATTTGGTGTATAGCTCCATGCCTCCGGGTGTGGAAAATATCGTGTGCAGCAACGAGGACATTCTTCACCGGTTTCACTCACGCTCTTATCCGACCATGCACAGAATCCATTGGCTACCTTTTTCATAACGTTCGGATCCACAATCAAAAGCTGCCCGATGGCCCGCAGCTCAAAGATGATGCCCTTATCGTATAA